The Deltaproteobacteria bacterium genome includes the window ACCACGCGTTGGACCAGCGGCTGGTCCCCGGCCGCGATCCAGGCCTCGGTATCGACATCGTCGGTGCGCCACGCGACGTGATCGCAGGGGACGCCAGCGAGATCCTCGCGACCGACGACGTAGGCGGAGGCCATGTCCTCCTCGATCCGCGCCAGCGGATCGCTCCGCAGCAGGTCTCCGAGCGGCACGACGATGTTCAGGGCATCGCGCACCAGATCGAGCGTCGCGTCCAGATCGCGGTACTGCGAGAACTTCGCCAGCGCGTAGGCCTTGTCCGCCGGGATCCAGACCGTGAGCCGCTTGCCGTCCAGGTACATCTCTCTGGGCCCGTCGCTGCGGCGAACCTCGTCGATGCGCAGGCGGTCGGGACGCCGCACGGTGTAGCGCCGGAACGAGCCGAACTCGAGCCGCTGCCCGTCCTCCTGCAGCACCTCGTAGGCGAGGTCGAGTTCGAAGCCGAAGCGCGGCTGCGCGGCGAGGAAGCCGCCGAATTTCTTCAGGACCGCGAGCGCATCGGCGTCGATCTCGGCCGTCGGCACCACGGCGGTCGCACGCTTCGCCGCGGCCGGATCCGCGGCGTTCGCGATTCCCACCTGCAATGCCAGAGCCGCAAGGCCAGCGGCGACCCAGCCGCTTCGCTTCGCTCCCGATTTCATTCTCGCTCCTCTCGTCTTGCGCGACTCGCAGTAGCGCGATCGGATTCACCGGGCTGCCGGTCGCCCCGGCGAGCCGCAGCGGGCTCACGGCCAGCATGAACTCGGCGCGGCCGAGCCGCGAGCAGACCTCGGCGAGCGGCTCGAGGTCGCAGTTGTCGAGCAGCCAGAGCCCCATCGCGACGATGCCGATCGCGTGGATCGGGCTGCGGAAGGCCGGGTAGCCGCACGGCTGCACGTCCTGGGCGGTGTCGGCTCCGATCAGCGCGACGTCGCGCTCGCGAAGCCACGGCAGGCACGCGGCGTGCCAGCCGGCGCGGCCCACGTCCTGGACGCGATCGGGACCGCGCGCGCGCTTCTTCCGGCCGTAGCCGGTGCGCAGCAGCAGCGCGTCGCCGCGGCCGACGCGCACGCCCGCGCGCGCTTCGGCGGCTTCGAGGTCCTCGGGGAAGACGCCCTCGCCGGGCTCGAGCCAGTCCACCCCGCGAAGCGCGGCCACGTCGAGCAGCACGCCGCGCGTGACGATTCCCGAGCTCGCGGCGCCTACGTCGTTCCGTGTCGCGCCGTCCGAGCGCGTCACCAGCGAGGCGGGCCTTCCGCCGTACATCCGCCCGTCCCAGAAATAGTGCGCGAGCGAGTCGAGATGCGTGATCGCGTAGCCGTGGAAGACGAAGCCGATCCGCTCCGACGCACCCGCGTAGCGCGGCTCGGCGGGCAGCTCTTCACCCGTGCCGCGCATCGTGCGCTCCGGCGAGCCGAAGACGTGGTCGGCTTCCGGGCGGGGATCGATCGGCCAGGCGCAGGAGACCGCGATGCCCTCGCGGACCAGCCGCGCGGCCTCCGCTCGCTTCGCATCGTCGATCAGATTCAAGCTGCCGCGCTCGTCGCCCGCGCCGAAGCGCTTCCAGTTGGAG containing:
- a CDS encoding DUF2092 domain-containing protein, translating into MKSGAKRSGWVAAGLAALALQVGIANAADPAAAKRATAVVPTAEIDADALAVLKKFGGFLAAQPRFGFELDLAYEVLQEDGQRLEFGSFRRYTVRRPDRLRIDEVRRSDGPREMYLDGKRLTVWIPADKAYALAKFSQYRDLDATLDLVRDALNIVVPLGDLLRSDPLARIEEDMASAYVVGREDLAGVPCDHVAWRTDDVDTEAWIAAGDQPLVQRVVLHYLQLDGQPRFSAQFRSWTLTPDVADSKFEFAPPEGAEQLPLSVRGREVQPKEESTP